From Lysobacter lycopersici:
CGATCCGCTGGCCGGACGAGGACTGAGGCTTCCGCGCCTTGCGCGCCCGGTCGCGCGGCGCTTACGCTCAACGTTCCGTCCACCCGGGGAGCCGCATGGGCCCTGCGTCCACCGCGACCGCATCCCTCGAAGTGGCGCTGGCGCATGCGGCGCGGCTGCTCGAGGCGGAGCCCGTGCTGGCAGAGGAACAGGCCACCGAAATCCTGCGCGCGGTCGGCGACCATCCGCGCGCACTGCACCTCTTCGCGATGGCCCGCGTCCGCCAGGGCGACGACCAGGCCGCGGTCGGCGTCCTCGGGCCGTTGGCGCGCGACTGCCCGCGCTGGGCGCAGGTGCACGCCGACCTCGGGGTCGCGCTCGCACGGCTCGGGCGCATGGACGAAGCCGCCGCCGCGCTGCGGCATGCGGTCACGCTGCAACCCGAATTGCCGGGCGCCTGGCTCGCGCTGGCCGATGCCCTGCGCGCGAATGGCGACGAGGCCGGAGCCGGCGCGGCCTGCCTGCAGCATGTGCGGCAGTCGGCGAAGGATCCGCGGCTGCTGGCGATCGGCAAGGCGCTGTTCGAGAACCGCCTGCCGGAAGCGGAAGAACAGCTGCGCGCGCGCCTCGAATGCGCGCCGAACGACGTCACCGCGATCCGCATGCTGGCCGAAGTCGATGCAAGGCTCGGCCGCGACGACGAAGCGCTGGCGCTACTGACCCGCTGCCTGGAACTCGCGCCCGGGTTCCACGCAGCGCGCAAGAACCTGGCGCAGGTACTCAACCGCGGCAACCGCCAACCCGAGGCGCTGGCGGAAATCGACACGCTGCTCGAGGCAGAACCCGCGCACCCGAGTTACCGCAACCTCAAGGCGGTGGTCCTCGGCCGCGTCGGCGATTACGCGCAAGCGATCGCGATCTACGAGGAACTGGTGTCCGCCCATCCGCGACATCCGCAATTGTGGATGAGTTTCGGACACGCGCTCAAGACCGCCGGCTTCCTGGATCGGGCGATCGACGCCTATCGGCGCGCGATCGAAATCGACGCGGCCTGCGGCGAGGCGTACTGGAGCCTGGCCAACCTCAAGACCGTGCGCCTCGACGCCGCCGACATCGCGGCGATGCAGGCGCAATTGCAGCGAATCGACCTCGCCGACGAACCGCGCCTGCATTTCGATTTCGCCCTCGGCAAGGCGCTGGAGGATGCCGGCGAATACGAACGCTCGTTCCGGCACTACCTCGGCGGCAATGCGCTGCGGCTGAAGCTGGTGCCGTACAGCGCCGACGACAACGCCGGCCGCGGCCGCGCCGCGCGCCGGGTCTATACCCGCGAATTCTTCGCCGAACGCGAAGGCTGGGGCTGCGATGCACCGGATCCGGTCTTCATCGTCGGCCTGCCGCGCGCGGGCAGCACTCTGGTCGAACAGATCCTGTCGAGCCACCCGGCGGTGGAAGGTACGATGGAGCTGCCCGAGATCATTTCGCTCGCCCGGGCGCTGCGCCGTCGCGCGGAATTGCCGCAAACCACGTCCTACCACGACATCCTTGCCGGCATCGACGCAGGCGAAGCGCGCGCGCTCGGCGAACAGTACCTCGAACGCACGCGCATCCACCGCAAGCGCGGCGCGCCCTTGTTCATCGACAAGATGCCGAACAATTTCGCGCACGTGGGCCTGATCAGGCTGGCCCTGCCGAACGCGAAGATCATCGATGCGCGCCGGCATCCGCTGGCCTGCTGCCTGTCCGGTTTCAAGCAGCATTTCGCGCGCGGCCAGGATTTCACCTACTCGCTCGACGACATCGGCCGCTACTACCGGGACTACGTCGAGCTGATGGCGCACTTCGACGAAGTGCTGCCGGGCAAGGTGCATCGCGTCATTTACGAAGACATGGTGGCCGACACCGAGGCCGAGGTGCGGCGCCTGCTCGATTACTGCGGATTGCCGTTCGACGAGGCCTGCCTGCGTTTCTTCGAGAATCCGCGCGCGGTGCGCACCGCGAGTTCGGAGCAGGTGCGCAGGCCGATCTACCGCGACGGCGTCGACCACTGGCGCCATTACGAAGCCTGGCTTGGACCGCTGGAACAGGCGCTCGGGCCGGTGCTCGATGCCTATCCGCAAGCGCCACCGCAAACATCGCCGCGAACACCGGGCGCCTGATCGATCCACGACGAGGAGGGGAGGGAGATGGGGAACAAGGCACGCAACACACGGCAACGACGGACGGCTTCGGCGCTGGCGCGATTGCCGCTGGCAATGGGCATCTACCTTGCGTTCGGTTCGATGGCCTGGGCGCAGGACGCATCGACGCAGGCGCCGCCCGCCGACGCGGGGCAGCCCGCGAAGGATGCGCAGGGCAAGACGCTGGAAACGATCACCGTCACCGCGCAGAAGCGCACCGAGAACATGCAGAAGGTGCCGATCAGCATCCAGGCGATCGGCGAGACCACGCTCAAGCGCCAGGACATCCAGGACTTCGACGACTACGCCAAGCTGATCCCGAGCCTGTCCTACAGCTCGATCGGCGGCGGCGTGTTCTCCGGGCCCGGCTTCGCCCAGGTCTACATGCGCGGCGTCGCCAGCGGCGGCGACGGCAACCATTCGGGTTCGCAGCCGAGCGTGGGCATGTACCTCGACGAACAGCCGATCACCACCATCCAGGGCTCGCTCGACATCAACATCTACGACGTCGCGCGGA
This genomic window contains:
- a CDS encoding tetratricopeptide repeat-containing sulfotransferase family protein; amino-acid sequence: MGPASTATASLEVALAHAARLLEAEPVLAEEQATEILRAVGDHPRALHLFAMARVRQGDDQAAVGVLGPLARDCPRWAQVHADLGVALARLGRMDEAAAALRHAVTLQPELPGAWLALADALRANGDEAGAGAACLQHVRQSAKDPRLLAIGKALFENRLPEAEEQLRARLECAPNDVTAIRMLAEVDARLGRDDEALALLTRCLELAPGFHAARKNLAQVLNRGNRQPEALAEIDTLLEAEPAHPSYRNLKAVVLGRVGDYAQAIAIYEELVSAHPRHPQLWMSFGHALKTAGFLDRAIDAYRRAIEIDAACGEAYWSLANLKTVRLDAADIAAMQAQLQRIDLADEPRLHFDFALGKALEDAGEYERSFRHYLGGNALRLKLVPYSADDNAGRGRAARRVYTREFFAEREGWGCDAPDPVFIVGLPRAGSTLVEQILSSHPAVEGTMELPEIISLARALRRRAELPQTTSYHDILAGIDAGEARALGEQYLERTRIHRKRGAPLFIDKMPNNFAHVGLIRLALPNAKIIDARRHPLACCLSGFKQHFARGQDFTYSLDDIGRYYRDYVELMAHFDEVLPGKVHRVIYEDMVADTEAEVRRLLDYCGLPFDEACLRFFENPRAVRTASSEQVRRPIYRDGVDHWRHYEAWLGPLEQALGPVLDAYPQAPPQTSPRTPGA